A region of the Peredibacter starrii genome:
CTTCCTGGTTACTCGGTTTATGGAGCTTTAAAAGGCGCGATTGAAGTCTTGACTCGATATATGGCAAAAGAACTCGGCCCACGAAGAATTGCTGTGAATGTCATCGCTCCAGGTGCGATTGAGACTGACTTTGGTGGCGGTAAAGTAAGAGACAATAAAGATATGAATGCTTGGGTCGCTTCTCAAACTGCTCTTGGAAGAGCTGGACTTCCAGACGATATCGGACGAGCAATGTCACTGCTTCTTTCTGAAGATGCCGGTTGGATTAATGCTCAGAGAGTGGAGGCCTCAGGCGGAATGCTGCTTTAGTGCAAAATTGGGTTGTTGCGGTGGATATTGTTCTAAATATGGATCAATGATTCCCGTTACTGGCCCCTCTTAATTCATCTCTTTCGGGTCTATATTCATATTCAACAAAGGGCCACAAGGTCCATATTGAATAGAACAGGCACAAGGAGTATTTATGAAAAGTCTTTATAACATTGATCCATCTCACAGTTCGGCAAACTTCTCTGTGAAGCACATGATGATTGCAAAAGTTCATGGGGGTTTTGAGAAAATCTCAGGAAAATTTGCTTACGACCCTCAGAATCTAAATGAGAGTTCAGTTGAAGCGGCGATCGAAGTTGCTTCCATTAACACTCGCGATGCTCAAAGAGATGCTCACTTAAGAAGTGCTGATTTCTTTGAAGTGGAAAAATATCCTCTGATGACCTTCAAGTCGACTGAGTTTAAGCAAGATGGAAATAACAATCTTTTAGTAACAGGTGACCTGACAATTCGTGATGTGACGAAGAAGGTGACACTGATTGTGGATGAGCAATCAGGTGAGCATAAAGACCCATGGGGAAATCTTCGTATTGGTCTATCGGCCAGAACCAAGGTCAACCGTAAAGACTTTGGTCTCAGCTGGAACGCGGCCCTGGAGGCAGGTGGAGTTCTGGTAGGGGACGAGATTACAATCGGTCTGGATGTCCAATTCATCAAAGAAGTTAAATAATCTTATGGCCCTGCTTTAAGCGGGGCCTTTTTTTTATGACTTAAGTCAGATTTCATTCTTAAGATTTACCCGAACGAAAAATGCCTATTTCTTTTTTTCGGCCATATTTTAAAATTAGAGAAAATTAACTGGGGTATTTATGGGTACAAATCCGAAAGTAGACATCTGTTTTTTCATTTACAACAATCGCTCTGACCGTTGTATGAAGTTTCTTGAGACCCTGGATTATCCAAAAGAGCTTTTGAACATAACTGTCTACAGTGATCGGGAAATTACTCACAACTTTAAGCACATTAAAACCTCTGAAAAAGAGGCCTATAACCACATTCAGATTGAAAGTACGGGCGATTATATCTGGACCATCAATGCAGACTATATCATACAGAACCGCTCGGTATTGAACGAGCTTCTGAAGGCGCAAAAAGATATCGTATCAGGGCTTTTAGTGAAACCTTCTTCAGTCTTTTCAAATTTCTGGGGAAAACTTTCAAGCACTGGTTGGTATGAGCGTTCAGACGATTACCTGGACATCGTTAATCGTGAAAAGAAAGGTGTCTTCAGTGTTCCTTATGTGACCGGCAATATTCTTTTCAAGGCCGAGGCCTTTAAGCGTAATCCAGATTTGATGCGCGAATATCATGACTACGACACGGACATGAACCTTTGTCACAATCTTCGCGATAATAACGAGAAGATGTATATCGTGAACACTGACTTGTTCGGATACATCGAAGAAACAAACATCACGAAAGACTATCTTCCGCTTGCGCCATTTACTGAAGAGACCGCGCTTCACAAAGATTTTCTGGCCTTCCTTCAGGCCTTCCAGAAAGAGGGCACAAGTGCCAAGACCGGTATCTTTAAATCTCTTGGTCCAGATATCTGGCAATTTCCAATTTTCACGGAAGAGTTCTGTGACCACTTGATTGCCATGGCCGAGAAGAAGAATGAATGGTCGGCCGGTGCCTATACTAAAAAAGGTCAAATTGATGAACGTATTGGGGCGGTTGAAAATCACCCGACTCAAGATATTCACATGAAACAACTTGGTCTTCATGATTTCTGGCTCAATAAGGTTGTTAACACTTATTTTAAATCCGTTCTTTCATATCTGTATAAGTATCAGACCAAAGGTTACAATATCGCTTTCATGGTGAAATACAGTGAGGACGGACAAACGAAACTAGATCCGCACCACGATGCTTCTGCTTATACAACGAACATTGCATTGAATACATATGGTAAAGACTATACTGGTGGTGGATGTAACTTCATTCACAAGAACATTGAATGTATTGGAAATCTAAAAGGGCATTTGATCATGCACCCTGGACGTATCACTCACTATCATGAGGCCTATCCGGTTAAGACCGGCACGCGCTATATTCTGGTTTCTTTCAATAACTAATCTATCAGCACTTCATAACTCGATATGAGTTATGAAGTGCCATTTTTTTTAATTACGTGTGCGAGTACGAGTTGGGACAGTGTTTGTGGTTTCGGTTCCTGGAGCAATGTCTGTAGGCAATTCAGGAACTTTCCAGAGGATACCACATGCTATTGGAAGTGATTCGTGAACGCTGCTGTCACCCTCAAGTCCCATCACTGTTGCCGGAAGTTTTAAATC
Encoded here:
- a CDS encoding YceI family protein: MKSLYNIDPSHSSANFSVKHMMIAKVHGGFEKISGKFAYDPQNLNESSVEAAIEVASINTRDAQRDAHLRSADFFEVEKYPLMTFKSTEFKQDGNNNLLVTGDLTIRDVTKKVTLIVDEQSGEHKDPWGNLRIGLSARTKVNRKDFGLSWNAALEAGGVLVGDEITIGLDVQFIKEVK
- a CDS encoding 2OG-Fe(II) oxygenase family protein, coding for MGTNPKVDICFFIYNNRSDRCMKFLETLDYPKELLNITVYSDREITHNFKHIKTSEKEAYNHIQIESTGDYIWTINADYIIQNRSVLNELLKAQKDIVSGLLVKPSSVFSNFWGKLSSTGWYERSDDYLDIVNREKKGVFSVPYVTGNILFKAEAFKRNPDLMREYHDYDTDMNLCHNLRDNNEKMYIVNTDLFGYIEETNITKDYLPLAPFTEETALHKDFLAFLQAFQKEGTSAKTGIFKSLGPDIWQFPIFTEEFCDHLIAMAEKKNEWSAGAYTKKGQIDERIGAVENHPTQDIHMKQLGLHDFWLNKVVNTYFKSVLSYLYKYQTKGYNIAFMVKYSEDGQTKLDPHHDASAYTTNIALNTYGKDYTGGGCNFIHKNIECIGNLKGHLIMHPGRITHYHEAYPVKTGTRYILVSFNN